A stretch of DNA from Streptomyces xanthii:
GACTCGGCGCCCCCTCCGGAGGCGTCGCGGCCGCGCTCGACGGCGCCACCAGGAACTCCGGCGCGACCGCAGGGTGCGTCACCGTCGTCGGCTCCGTGGCCCCGGCCGGCTTCACCTGGAACAGCCACGACGGCACGAGGATCTGCCGCCCGCCCGAGTGCTGCGCGGCCAGGCCGAATGTGGCCTTCGTGACCTCGGTCGTCGAGGACGCGGGCGGCCGCGGCGAGGACGGCGTGCATCCGGTGCCCTGCTGATCCGCGCCCCCACGCTCCAGCGGCACCGCACTCGCACACCCGCCGACGGCGACCCGGTCACCGGACGCCGAGCCGTTCATCCGCTTCAGCGTCTGCTCGGCGCTCGCCGTCGGATACGTGTCGCCCTTGACCGGAGCCTTCAACTGGCCGCTGCCACCGACCACTTGACCGTCCGCGCCGACCTGGATCCCCGTCGACCAGCCGTACGTGGGCAGGCCGCCGACCACCGGATCCGCGTTCACCACCCGCGTCGCGCCCATCAACTGGGCCGCGTCCAGCTTCGCGTCGTCCTGGCCCAGCGCCTTGAGGACCGGCGCCGCGGCCTTCTTCGCGGCGGCCTCGCTCACCGCGTCCTTCTCGCTGCCGGAGCCCACCGGATCGGGGCACTTCGCCACGCCCGCGCACTTGTCGCCCGCCGACGGCGCGTGCAGCGCGTACGTCCACGTGCCCGGCGCCGCCCGGTTCACCTGCAGCGACGGGCCCGAGCCGTCCTTCGCTGGGCCCAGCCGCCAGGCACCGTCCGTCAGCTTCGGCGTGCCGTCGATGTCGAGCGCCTTGCCGAGCGCGCTCACCTCGGCGGCGCTCACCTCGCCCTCGGCCCGGTACACGGGCGCGTCACCGGGGCCCTTCGGCAGCGGCACCGTCGCCCGGTACGTCGTCCCGTTCGGGTCCGGCTCACCCGGCGCGATCCCGTTCGACGTGCCCGGGTCGCCGCCGGCCGCGTACCCGTCCAGGGCGAGCGGCGGGGGAGTGCCGTCACCGGCCGGGCCGGCCGGGGAACCGGCGCCGTCCTTGTCGCCGGACGCGCTCGTCGCGAGATACGCGCCGCCGCCACCGGCGAGGAGGACAGCCGCGGCGACCGAGGCGACCGCCAGCGTCGTACGCCGCCGGGACCGGCCCTGCGTCTGTTCTTCGGTACTCACCGCATCGCTCCTTCGACTGCCGCCGTGCGGGACAGCGATGTGACGCGGCAGGGGAGCGAGTGGTTCCCTCAGTCGCCGAAACCGGCCATGGAGTCGATCAGCCGGGCGGACGAAGCGGGCACCACCACCCCGGTGATCCGCGCCGACAGCGGCCCCGCCGTGACCGGAGCCTTCCGCTCCGTCTCCCACGGCGCCAGGGGCGTCACCCAGTGCGGAACCATGCGGGCGCAGTCGACGCGCAGCGCCGCCAGCCCGTCCTGCGTCAGATGCGACACGTCGTACGTCATGACCGCACCGTATGCACGACAGGTCACACGAAAAAAGGCCTACTATCGGGTAGTTTCCGCACTTCAGGCCGGGTCCCCGACCGGGTAGCGTGAAGCGTCAACCCCCTCCCTCCTCAGGAAGCGTGACCTCGCCGTGCGAATCGCAGTCACCGGCTCCATCGCCACCGACCACCTGATGACCTTCCCCGGCCGCTTCGCCGACCAGCTCGTCGCCGATCAGCTGCACACGGTCTCCCTCTCCTTCCTCGTCGACAACCTCGACGTGCGCCGGGGCGGCGTCGGCGCCAACATCGCGTTCGGCATGGGCCAGCTCGGCACCGGCCCGGTCCTGGTCGGCGCGGCAGGCTCCGACTTCGACGAGTACCGCGCCTGGCTCGACCGGCACGGCGTGGACACCGCCTCCGTCCGGATCTCCGAGACCCTGCACACCGCCCGCTTCGTGTGCACGACGGACGCCGACCACAACCAGATCGGCTCCTTCTACACCGGCGCCATGAGCGAGGCCCGCCTCATCGAGCTCAAGACCGTCGCCGACCGCGTGGGCGGCCTCGACCTGGTCCTCATCGGCGCCGACGACCCGGAGGGCATGCTCCGCCACACCGAGGAGTGCCGCAGCCGGAACATCCCGTTCGCCGCGGACTTCTCGCAGCAGATCGCGCGCATGGACGGCGAGGAGATCCGCACGCTCCTCGAAGGCGCCACGTACCTCTTCTCCAACGAGTACGAGAAGGGCCTCATCGAGTCGAAGACCGGCTGGAGCGACGCGGAGATCCTCGCCAAGGTCGGCCACCGCGTCACCACGCTCGGCTCGCGCGGGGTCCGCATCGAGCGGGTCGGGGAGGACCCGATCGAGGTCGGCGTCCCGGAAGAGAAGGCGAAGGTCGACCCCACCGGTGTCGGCGACGCCTTCCGCGCCGGGTTCCTCTCGGGTCTCGCCTGGGGCGTCTCGCTGGAGCGCGCGGCCCAGATCGGCTGCATGCTCGCCACCCTGGTCATCGAGACCCTGGGCACCCAGGAGTACGAACTGCGCCGCGCGGCTTTCATGGACCGCTTCAAGAAGGCCTACGGTGACGAGGCTGCCGCCGAGGTCGAGGGTCACCTGAGCTGAGGCCTCGCCGGCGGCGCCGTGGATCTCCGGGTGAGATCGGCCCCGTAAGGGCGCGGGGAACTGCGCGACCAGCCACAGAAATGCCGCGGACGCGTCTGCTCATGCACCGAGCAGGCGCGTCCGCGGCTTTCGTCCTGGCTGGCCGCGCAGTTCCCCGCGCCCTTACGGGGCCCTCCGCACCACGTAGGAGGTGGCCCCGTCAGGACCCGGGGTCGCCCCCAGATAATCGTGGCCCTGCGTGAAGCACCAGGCCGGGATGTCGACCGCGGCGACCTCGTCATCGGCGACCACCGTGACCGTCCCGCCCACTCGCACCGAAAGAATCGCCCGGCCCAGCTCGATCACCGGCTGCGGACACACCATCCCCAGCGCGTCCACGGTCACCGCCTCCGCCGACCCGGCCGGCCCGGCCACCGGCGCCCCGAGCTTCTCCCGCACCCCCGACACGACCCCGGGCAGCACGTCCAGGAACCGCTCGACCTCGGCCGCCTCGACCCCGAGCGGCAGCGACACCCGTACGTTCCCCTCGCTCACCACACCCATCGCCCGGAGCACATGGCTGGGCGTCAGCGTGCTGCTCGTGCAGGACGAACCGGACGAGACGGAGAACCCGGCCCGGTCCAGCTCGTGCAGCACGGTCTCCCCGTCGACATAGAGACAGGAGAAGGTCACCAGATGCGGCAGCCGCCGCTCCGGATCCCCGACCACCTCCACGTCCGGCACCAGCGCGGGCACCCGCTCCCGGATCCGCGCCGTCAGCTCCCGCAGCCGCGCGGAATCCGCGGCCGCCTCCGCCCGCACCGCCCGCAGCGACGCCGCCGCCGCCACGATCGCCGGGATGTTCTCGAACCCGGCCGCGCGCCCCGACTCCCGTTCGTCGGCGGGCCCCTGCGGAGCGAACCGCACTCCCTTGCGCACGACCAGCAGCCCGACCCCCGCGGGGCCGCCCCACTTGTGCGCGCTCCCGGCCAGCAGCGACCAGGGCCCCGGCACCGGCCCCCAGGCCAGCGACTGCGCGGCGTCCACGAACAACGGAACCCCGGCCTCGCGGCACGCCTCGGCGACCTCCTCGACCGGCTGAACCGTGCCCACC
This window harbors:
- a CDS encoding carbohydrate kinase family protein, with translation MRIAVTGSIATDHLMTFPGRFADQLVADQLHTVSLSFLVDNLDVRRGGVGANIAFGMGQLGTGPVLVGAAGSDFDEYRAWLDRHGVDTASVRISETLHTARFVCTTDADHNQIGSFYTGAMSEARLIELKTVADRVGGLDLVLIGADDPEGMLRHTEECRSRNIPFAADFSQQIARMDGEEIRTLLEGATYLFSNEYEKGLIESKTGWSDAEILAKVGHRVTTLGSRGVRIERVGEDPIEVGVPEEKAKVDPTGVGDAFRAGFLSGLAWGVSLERAAQIGCMLATLVIETLGTQEYELRRAAFMDRFKKAYGDEAAAEVEGHLS
- a CDS encoding cysteine desulfurase/sulfurtransferase TusA family protein is translated as MGYFDVASGAPLHDVARQALLASIDEGWADPARLYREGRRARLLLDAAREAAAEAVGCRPDELVFTSSGTRAVHEGVAGALAGRRRAGRRLAVSAVEHSAVLHSAAAHQGAGGVVDEVGVDRTGAVRVAEYAAALRPDTALAALQSANHEVGTVQPVEEVAEACREAGVPLFVDAAQSLAWGPVPGPWSLLAGSAHKWGGPAGVGLLVVRKGVRFAPQGPADERESGRAAGFENIPAIVAAAASLRAVRAEAAADSARLRELTARIRERVPALVPDVEVVGDPERRLPHLVTFSCLYVDGETVLHELDRAGFSVSSGSSCTSSTLTPSHVLRAMGVVSEGNVRVSLPLGVEAAEVERFLDVLPGVVSGVREKLGAPVAGPAGSAEAVTVDALGMVCPQPVIELGRAILSVRVGGTVTVVADDEVAAVDIPAWCFTQGHDYLGATPGPDGATSYVVRRAP